From one Halosimplex rubrum genomic stretch:
- a CDS encoding ABC transporter ATP-binding protein — protein MSVDLDEEEVFEDVRDRVDYPMRRLFAEYGRENAFQFVIGFVSSVAARILDLLPPLLLAVAIDSIFGEQQYSLWLVPQSWLPESQIGQIWLTVGIIAAAFLIGAGFHWTRNWGWNSFAQNIQHDVRTDTYDKMQRLNMDFFADKQTGELMSILSNDVNRLERFLNDGMNSFFRLSIMVLGISVILFSMNWHLALIALVPVPVIAFFTKKFIDVIQPKYADVRSSVGQLNSRLENNLGGIQVIKTANTETFESDRVDDVSEDYFDANWDAIDTRIKFFPGLRLISGLGFVLTFVVGAFWVVGEPLGPLSGELSSGAFVAFILYTQRFIWPMAQFGQIINMYQRAHASSERIFGLMDTPSRIVEDPDAEPLAVEEGGVEFDDVSFGYGDGPEAETIVEDVTFDVEGGETVALVGPTGAGKSTVMKLLLRMYDVDEGAIRIDDTDLREATIPSLRQALGYVSQETFLFYGTVQENIEYGTFDADRADIVEAAKMAEAHQFIQNLPDGYDTKVGERGVKLSGGQRQRIALARAILKDPDILVLDEATSDVDTETEMLIQRSLDKLTADRTTFAIAHRLSTIKDADKIVVLEDGAIVERGSHEALLEEDGLYAKLWAVQAGEIDELPEEFVERAARRRSQVDADAEVEASDDD, from the coding sequence ATGAGTGTAGACCTCGACGAGGAGGAGGTCTTCGAGGACGTACGCGACCGGGTCGACTACCCGATGCGACGGCTGTTCGCCGAGTACGGACGGGAGAACGCCTTCCAGTTCGTGATCGGGTTCGTCAGCAGCGTCGCCGCGCGTATCCTCGATCTCCTCCCGCCGCTCCTGCTGGCAGTCGCTATCGACTCTATCTTCGGCGAGCAACAGTACAGCCTCTGGCTGGTTCCCCAGTCGTGGCTCCCGGAGTCGCAGATCGGACAGATCTGGCTGACCGTCGGCATCATCGCCGCCGCGTTCCTGATCGGAGCGGGCTTTCACTGGACGCGCAACTGGGGGTGGAACTCCTTCGCCCAGAACATCCAGCACGACGTGCGCACGGACACCTACGACAAGATGCAGCGGCTGAACATGGACTTCTTCGCCGACAAGCAGACCGGCGAGCTGATGTCCATCCTCTCGAACGACGTGAACCGGCTGGAGCGCTTTCTCAACGACGGGATGAACTCCTTCTTCCGGCTGTCGATCATGGTGCTGGGGATCTCGGTCATCCTGTTCTCGATGAACTGGCATCTGGCGCTGATCGCCCTGGTTCCGGTGCCGGTCATCGCCTTCTTCACGAAGAAGTTCATCGACGTGATCCAGCCCAAGTACGCGGACGTGCGGTCGTCGGTCGGCCAGCTCAACTCCCGGCTGGAGAACAACCTCGGCGGCATCCAGGTCATCAAGACCGCCAACACCGAAACCTTCGAGTCCGACCGCGTCGACGACGTCTCGGAGGACTACTTCGACGCCAACTGGGACGCCATCGACACGCGGATAAAATTCTTCCCGGGGTTGCGGCTCATCTCGGGGCTCGGGTTCGTGCTGACGTTCGTCGTCGGCGCGTTCTGGGTGGTCGGCGAGCCGCTCGGGCCGCTGTCGGGTGAACTGAGTTCCGGCGCGTTCGTCGCCTTCATCCTCTACACCCAGCGGTTCATCTGGCCGATGGCGCAGTTCGGACAGATAATCAACATGTACCAGCGCGCTCACGCCTCCAGCGAGCGCATCTTCGGGCTGATGGACACGCCGAGTCGCATCGTCGAGGACCCCGACGCGGAACCGCTCGCGGTCGAGGAGGGGGGCGTCGAGTTCGACGACGTGAGCTTCGGATACGGGGACGGCCCCGAGGCCGAGACCATCGTGGAGGACGTCACCTTCGACGTCGAGGGCGGCGAGACGGTCGCGCTCGTCGGTCCGACGGGGGCTGGCAAGTCGACGGTGATGAAGCTCCTGCTGCGGATGTACGACGTGGACGAGGGCGCCATCCGCATCGACGACACCGACCTGCGGGAGGCGACCATCCCGAGCCTGCGCCAGGCGCTGGGCTACGTGAGCCAGGAGACGTTCCTCTTCTACGGGACGGTCCAGGAGAACATCGAGTACGGCACCTTCGACGCCGACCGCGCGGACATCGTCGAGGCGGCGAAGATGGCCGAGGCCCACCAGTTCATCCAGAATCTCCCCGACGGCTACGACACGAAGGTCGGTGAACGGGGGGTCAAACTCTCCGGCGGGCAGCGCCAGCGGATCGCCCTCGCGCGGGCGATCCTCAAGGACCCGGACATCCTCGTGCTGGACGAGGCGACCTCGGACGTGGACACGGAGACGGAGATGCTCATCCAGCGCTCGCTGGACAAGCTGACCGCCGACCGGACGACCTTCGCCATCGCCCACCGCCTGTCGACGATCAAGGACGCGGACAAGATCGTCGTGCTGGAGGACGGCGCGATCGTCGAACGCGGGTCACACGAGGCCCTGCTGGAGGAGGACGGCCTCTACGCGAAGCTGTGGGCGGTCCAGGCCGGGGAGATCGACGAACTCCCCGAGGAGTTCGTCGAGCGGGCCGCGCGCCGGCGGTCGCAGGTCGACGCCGACGCCGAGGTCGAGGCGAGCGACGACGACTGA
- a CDS encoding GNAT family N-acetyltransferase has protein sequence MTGRTYPDATAGSFPEPPVEFTDGEDRAIRIEESGVDDFDRLVAMYDAFDAADRAQGIPPVKEEAVREWLDTLLSEGSVNVVAVHEGSPVGHAILVPDREAAYELAVFVLHDYQSAGIGTELLEALLGSGRAAGVEKVWLTVERWNEPAIALYKKLGFETSNAESFELEMAIRLG, from the coding sequence ATGACCGGACGCACGTACCCCGACGCGACGGCCGGCTCGTTCCCGGAGCCGCCGGTCGAGTTCACCGACGGCGAGGACCGGGCGATCCGCATCGAGGAGAGCGGCGTCGACGACTTCGACCGACTGGTCGCGATGTACGACGCGTTCGACGCGGCCGACCGCGCCCAGGGTATCCCGCCGGTCAAGGAGGAGGCCGTCCGCGAGTGGCTGGACACGCTGCTGTCGGAAGGGTCGGTCAACGTCGTCGCCGTCCACGAGGGATCGCCGGTCGGTCACGCCATCCTCGTCCCCGACCGGGAGGCCGCCTACGAACTCGCCGTGTTCGTCCTCCACGACTACCAGAGCGCCGGGATCGGTACGGAACTGCTCGAAGCGCTGCTGGGGAGCGGTCGGGCCGCGGGCGTCGAGAAGGTGTGGCTCACCGTCGAGCGCTGGAACGAGCCGGCCATCGCGCTGTACAAGAAACTCGGCTTCGAGACGAGCAACGCCGAGAGCTTCGAGCTGGAGATGGCGATCCGGCTGGGCTGA
- a CDS encoding DUF7556 family protein: MSTDVWSVDERSVDEREVVSTVDDADGAAQFVVADIARDEAWVSIEETDACSLDEWR; this comes from the coding sequence ATGAGCACCGATGTGTGGTCAGTCGACGAACGATCGGTGGACGAACGGGAGGTCGTCTCGACGGTGGACGACGCCGACGGGGCGGCGCAGTTCGTCGTCGCCGATATCGCCCGCGACGAGGCGTGGGTCTCCATCGAGGAGACGGACGCCTGCTCGCTCGACGAGTGGCGGTAA
- a CDS encoding type II toxin-antitoxin system VapC family toxin produces MIVLDRDVLVKLTESEADVVQHLQQYSAEEWTIPSLVAWESYKAQSSRSEMLRIQSTLRENFDRILQFTDDTALEAAYLDEKLRSQGVSLDAVDLLNVATAHAQGGTFITHNKRDFDKPVLRDLVDVDVIDTE; encoded by the coding sequence ATGATCGTCCTCGACAGGGATGTTCTGGTCAAACTCACCGAATCGGAGGCTGATGTAGTCCAGCACCTACAGCAGTACAGCGCCGAAGAGTGGACGATCCCCTCGCTCGTCGCGTGGGAGTCGTACAAGGCTCAGTCGTCACGGTCGGAGATGCTCCGTATACAGAGCACGCTTCGAGAGAACTTCGATCGGATCCTCCAGTTCACCGATGATACGGCGCTGGAGGCTGCATACCTGGACGAGAAGCTACGATCGCAGGGCGTGTCTCTCGATGCCGTCGACCTACTGAACGTGGCGACGGCTCACGCCCAAGGTGGCACGTTCATCACCCACAACAAGCGAGATTTTGATAAGCCAGTGTTGCGCGACCTCGTCGACGTGGACGTAATCGATACCGAGTGA
- a CDS encoding universal stress protein, with product MKVLLGMGGSPDGFDALEETLVRARDAGDELTVAVLDTSDDHDPDDVESEIRDRIDEAGVEAGVTQLPGHPGSQLSQFAEREEFDRIVIGGGQRSPMGKIELGEVAEFVLLNADTTVTLVR from the coding sequence ATGAAGGTCCTCCTGGGCATGGGCGGGAGTCCGGACGGATTCGACGCGCTGGAGGAGACACTGGTTCGGGCCCGCGACGCGGGCGACGAGCTGACGGTGGCGGTCCTCGACACGTCGGACGACCACGACCCCGACGACGTGGAGTCGGAGATCCGCGACCGGATCGACGAGGCGGGCGTCGAGGCCGGGGTGACCCAGCTCCCGGGCCACCCCGGGAGCCAGCTCTCGCAGTTCGCCGAGCGCGAGGAGTTCGACCGTATCGTCATCGGGGGCGGCCAGCGCAGCCCGATGGGAAAGATCGAACTCGGCGAGGTCGCCGAGTTCGTGCTGCTGAACGCCGACACGACGGTGACTCTCGTTCGATGA
- a CDS encoding universal stress protein, whose amino-acid sequence MSLDIEQVLVPVDATDQAEQAVRYGLAIADEYDAAVHVLHVIDEPVKRGIETGDVDAEAVADEQVSFADDADEFADDVPVTHSTVVGFSRSRLRQHPGSAILDVAEELPADFVVIPRERGTEPDETLGKSAQYVVEYASQPVLSV is encoded by the coding sequence ATGAGTCTGGACATCGAGCAGGTCCTCGTGCCGGTCGACGCCACGGACCAGGCCGAGCAGGCGGTCCGGTACGGCCTCGCGATCGCCGACGAGTACGACGCGGCCGTCCACGTCCTGCACGTGATCGACGAGCCCGTCAAGCGGGGGATCGAGACCGGCGACGTCGACGCCGAGGCCGTCGCCGACGAGCAGGTGTCGTTCGCCGACGACGCCGACGAGTTCGCCGACGACGTGCCGGTCACCCACTCGACGGTCGTCGGCTTCTCGCGCTCGCGGCTGCGCCAACACCCCGGCAGCGCCATCCTCGACGTGGCCGAGGAACTCCCCGCGGACTTCGTCGTCATCCCGCGCGAACGCGGGACGGAACCCGACGAGACGCTCGGCAAGTCCGCACAGTACGTCGTCGAATACGCCAGCCAGCCCGTCCTCTCCGTGTAG
- a CDS encoding DUF7557 family protein: protein MSTIRVSDDVKERLRDLKREDESFNDLLDRLSRSEKDVEEIARSLGAINDGNLGERMEEAHNELNESLERRTEE from the coding sequence ATGAGCACCATCAGAGTCAGCGACGACGTGAAAGAGCGTCTTCGTGACCTCAAACGCGAAGACGAGAGTTTCAATGACCTGCTCGACCGACTCAGTCGGAGCGAGAAGGATGTAGAGGAGATCGCGCGATCGCTGGGTGCGATCAACGACGGGAATCTCGGAGAGCGGATGGAGGAAGCCCACAACGAACTGAACGAGTCGCTCGAGCGGCGCACCGAGGAATGA
- a CDS encoding tyrosine-type recombinase/integrase, which yields MVDVSTRTLRRWTAKATDELLDETDEPGWEYVGFHDLRRTWATSLRSEDVDAMVVCDWGGWDDLQTFLDHYRGTHTPEAQRREREKVEWL from the coding sequence GTGGTCGACGTGTCAACGCGGACGCTCAGGCGATGGACCGCGAAGGCTACCGACGAGCTGCTCGACGAGACCGACGAGCCGGGCTGGGAGTACGTCGGCTTTCACGATCTCCGGCGGACGTGGGCGACGAGTCTCCGGAGCGAGGACGTGGATGCGATGGTCGTCTGCGACTGGGGCGGCTGGGACGACCTACAGACGTTCCTCGACCACTACAGAGGGACGCACACGCCCGAGGCGCAGCGGCGGGAGCGCGAAAAGGTTGAGTGGCTCTGA
- a CDS encoding aldo/keto reductase, with the protein MTDVPTQTLPSGDELPQIGYGTWNIGGETVQEGVRAALDAGYAHVDTAEGYKNEAEIGEALADYDREDVFLTSKVLAKNLNYDSVIESCRDSLDRLGTDYLDLYLIHWPNPAISLRETLDAMATLHDEGLIRNVGVSNFSAYQLSCAHHISDVPIAVNQIEFHPWLQRPDLVEYCRETDTVVEAAAPLARTEVFEDEVVQRLADEYDRHPAQIVLKWATERDIVVLPKSSSPDHVASNLDLFDWSMADEDLETLDDRDRDAPVYDHPARDWSGDVYGIHQ; encoded by the coding sequence ATGACCGACGTTCCGACGCAGACACTGCCGAGCGGCGACGAACTCCCGCAGATCGGGTACGGTACGTGGAACATCGGCGGCGAGACGGTCCAGGAGGGCGTCCGCGCCGCCCTCGACGCCGGCTACGCTCACGTCGACACCGCGGAGGGGTACAAGAACGAAGCCGAGATCGGCGAGGCGCTGGCCGACTACGACCGCGAGGACGTGTTTCTCACGTCGAAGGTGCTCGCGAAGAACCTCAACTACGACTCGGTGATCGAGTCCTGTCGGGACTCGCTGGACCGACTCGGAACGGACTACCTCGACCTGTACCTGATCCACTGGCCGAACCCCGCGATCTCGCTTCGGGAGACGCTGGACGCGATGGCGACGCTACACGACGAGGGCCTGATCAGGAACGTGGGGGTCTCGAACTTCAGCGCCTACCAGCTCAGCTGCGCCCACCACATCTCCGACGTACCGATCGCGGTCAACCAGATCGAGTTCCACCCGTGGCTCCAGCGGCCGGATCTGGTGGAGTACTGCCGCGAGACCGACACCGTGGTCGAGGCCGCGGCGCCGCTGGCCCGTACCGAGGTCTTCGAGGACGAGGTCGTCCAGCGGCTGGCCGACGAGTACGACAGGCACCCGGCACAGATCGTCCTGAAGTGGGCGACCGAGCGCGATATCGTCGTCCTGCCCAAATCCTCCTCGCCCGACCACGTCGCGTCGAACCTCGACCTGTTCGACTGGTCGATGGCCGACGAGGACCTGGAGACGCTCGACGACCGCGACCGCGACGCACCGGTGTACGACCACCCGGCCCGCGACTGGTCGGGCGACGTGTACGGCATCCACCAGTAG
- a CDS encoding DUF192 domain-containing protein, whose product MVDGRIVWGFGICLLLLVGGVYAVQSGLLYQLNPPDADSYDRVTVTAYDGNGTELATVEALVADTRPKRVVGLSNTSELGRGEGMLFVHEEVGSYGYVMREMAFPLDIVFVGADERVTTIHHAAVPEGDYERAYRGRGKWVLEVPRGWTNRTGVAVGDRIAIPEAAHDASG is encoded by the coding sequence ATGGTCGACGGTCGGATCGTCTGGGGGTTCGGAATCTGTCTGCTCCTACTCGTGGGCGGCGTCTACGCGGTCCAGTCCGGACTGCTCTACCAGCTGAACCCGCCGGACGCCGACAGCTACGACCGGGTGACGGTCACCGCCTACGACGGCAACGGGACGGAACTCGCGACGGTGGAGGCCCTCGTGGCCGACACGCGGCCCAAACGGGTCGTCGGTCTCAGCAACACCTCCGAACTCGGGAGGGGCGAAGGGATGCTGTTCGTCCACGAAGAAGTCGGCAGCTACGGCTACGTGATGCGCGAGATGGCGTTCCCGCTGGATATCGTCTTCGTGGGGGCCGACGAGCGCGTCACGACGATCCACCACGCGGCCGTCCCGGAGGGGGACTACGAGCGGGCGTATCGCGGCCGCGGGAAGTGGGTGCTGGAGGTCCCGCGCGGGTGGACCAACCGGACGGGCGTCGCGGTCGGCGACCGGATCGCGATTCCCGAGGCGGCGCACGACGCGAGCGGGTGA
- a CDS encoding DUF2321 domain-containing protein, which produces MDNSKTARVCRNGHVKKVVAHPSARNDNKWSVYEGNAYCGRCGEEIINKCECCDSLIGLQSDWNKDFNELPNNCKKCGTAYPWVDPIEKNEEREGKFIEIDDKEIDGHFYPSTVYEANLCYRVKADHATLILTRKLIENLLLDIIRKHVSMTNVHVFFDTEQRQHASFGELIDAFKERTDEFQQYFTVEEEDIVDKIYRIKYDGDASAHSIEERVDADDLESISDDVTYVVKVLFRLRREVETAHRG; this is translated from the coding sequence ATGGATAATTCAAAGACTGCTCGCGTTTGTCGAAATGGGCATGTGAAAAAAGTAGTTGCTCACCCCAGTGCAAGAAATGATAATAAATGGAGCGTATACGAGGGAAACGCCTATTGTGGAAGATGTGGGGAGGAAATAATTAACAAATGCGAGTGTTGTGACTCGTTAATTGGACTACAATCAGATTGGAATAAAGATTTCAACGAACTACCCAATAACTGCAAAAAATGCGGGACTGCGTACCCTTGGGTAGACCCGATCGAGAAAAACGAAGAGAGGGAAGGGAAATTTATAGAAATCGATGACAAAGAAATAGATGGTCACTTCTACCCATCGACAGTTTATGAGGCCAATCTCTGTTATCGAGTGAAAGCAGACCATGCTACGTTGATTCTGACGAGAAAACTAATTGAAAATCTGTTATTAGACATAATTCGTAAACACGTCAGCATGACTAATGTCCATGTGTTTTTCGATACGGAACAGAGACAGCATGCATCTTTCGGGGAGCTAATTGATGCTTTCAAAGAAAGAACGGATGAATTTCAGCAATATTTCACTGTTGAAGAAGAAGACATTGTCGATAAGATCTATCGAATCAAATATGACGGAGATGCCTCTGCTCACTCGATTGAAGAACGAGTAGATGCTGATGATTTAGAATCAATCTCTGACGATGTTACGTATGTCGTAAAAGTCCTATTCCGACTCCGAAGGGAGGTAGAGACGGCACACAGGGGTTAA